The following coding sequences are from one Arachis hypogaea cultivar Tifrunner chromosome 7, arahy.Tifrunner.gnm2.J5K5, whole genome shotgun sequence window:
- the LOC112703259 gene encoding AP-4 complex subunit mu, producing the protein MISQFFILSQRGDNIVFRDYRGEVPKGSAEIFFRKVKFWEDGGLEEAPPVFNVDGVNYFHVKVVGLLFVATTRVNTSPSYVLELLQRIARVIKDYLGILNEDSLRKNFVLVYELLDEVIDFGYVQTTSTELLKSYVFNEPLVVDATRMPPLGPATLFAQGTKRMPGIAVTKSVVATEPGGRKREEIFVDIIEKISITFSSSGYILTSEIDGTIQMKSYLSGNPEIRLALNDDLAIGRGQGPVYGYRSSTGSGVVVLDDCNFHESVRLDSFEVDRTLSLVPPDGEFPVMNYRMTQEFKPPFRINALIEEAGAHKAEVILKVRAEFASSITANTIKVQMPLPKYTNRVSFELEPGASGQTTDFKEANKRLEWNLKKVVGGCEHTLRAKLSFSQELHGNITKESGPVSMTFTIPMYNASRLQVKYLQIAKKYGTHEPYRWVRYVTQANSYVARI; encoded by the exons ATGATCTCGCAGTTCTTCATCCTCTCTCAGCGTGGCGATAATATCGTCTTTAGAGACT ACCGTGGTGAAGTGCCGAAAGGTAGTGCAGAGATATTTTTTCGGAAAGTGAAGTTTTGGGAAGATGGAGGGCTCGAGGAGGCACCACCTGTCTTT AATGTGGATGGTGTAAATTACTTTCACGTGAAAGTTGTTGGGTTATTGTTTGTTGCAACTACAAGAGTTAATACATCACCTTCCTATGTCTTGGAGCTTTTACAAAGAATTGCTCGTGTTATCAAAGATTACCTTGGCATTCTCAATGAGGACTCATTACGGAAGAACTTTGTGCTTGTGTACGAGTTACTTGATGAAGTTATT GATTTTGGTTATGTGCAAACAACATCTACTGAATTGTTGAAGTCCTATGTTTTCAATGAGCCACTAGTGGTTGATGCCACACGTATGCCACCTCTTGGACCTGCTACACTTTTTGCG CAAGGGACAAAAAGAATGCCCGGGATAGCTGTCACAAAATCAGTGGTTGCAACAGAGCCTGGAGGTAGAAAGAGGGAGGAAATATTTGTAGACATAATTGAGAAAATCAGCATCACTTTTAGCTCTAGT GGCTATATACTAACTTCTGAGATTGATGGCACCATACAAATGAAGAGCTATCTTTCTGGCAATCCTGAAATTCGATTAGCTCTTAATGATGACCTTGCCATTGGAAGAGGCCAAGGACCTGTTTATG GTTATAGGAGTTCAACAGGCTCAGGAGTAGTGGTATTAGATGACTGTAATTTCCATGAATCTGTTCGTCTTGATAGTTTTGAAGTAGACAGAACTCTATCCCTG GTACCACCAGATGGTGAATTTCCTGTCATGAATTACCGTATGACCCAGGAATTCAAGCCTCCTTTCCGTATCAATGCTTTGATCGAAGAAGCAGGGGCCCATAAG GCAGAAGTCATTCTTAAAGTACGTGCCGAGTTTGCGTCAAGTATAACTGCAAATACGATCAAAGTGCAGATGCCACTACCAAAATACACCAATAG AGTGAGTTTTGAGCTGGAACCTGGAGCTTCTGGACAAACAACTGATTTCAAGGAGGCAAATAAGAGGCTAGAGTGGAATTTAAAAAAG GTTGTTGGAGGATGTGAACATACTCTACGTGCAAAGCTTAGCTTTTCTCAGGAATTACATG GTAACATAACAAAAGAATCTGGACCTGTTAGCATGACGTTTACCATTCCAATGTATAATGCATCTCGGCTTCAG GTAAAATACTTGCAGATAGCAAAGAAATATGGAACTCATGAACCATATAGATGGGTGAGATATGTGACGCAGGCCAACTCCTACGTTGCTCGCATATGA